The genomic stretch TCGTAATGCATGGCCCAGGTGATGGATCTGTTCCATATGAAGAAAGTTTTCCGGGCATAAGAGAGGCTGCGATAAATAAAGCGAAGTCTCCGGCAGATGGAGGAAATGAAGCAGATTATCTTACGGCTTTTCTTGATGAAAGAGATAAGGTAATGAAACTTGAAAGTGCTCATGAAGACTTAAGCAGAACAATTGCCCAAAGGAATTTCCTAAAGGAAGAAAATTATTCCTTACAAAAGCCTCTTGAGTGGGAAATGTATGGAGATCCCTTTAAGATTGATAAATGATATAGCTATTAAGGCTAAAAGACAGCAATTCCAGGAAGCCCCTGGAATTGCTGTCTTATCTATGTTACACCTCTATCATAATCCGTATAATTTCCTTGTTGGTTTCCCTCATTCCTTCTCTCCCCAGTCTTCCGACATTCCGAAGGGTAGCCTCCACGCCTTTGGTGACGATCCCATCGCCGTCAAAGAACTGCTGTCCCTGCATGTACATATTGTAACCTAGAATTCCGGCTTCTATGGAAGATGCGATCTTTGCCGCACAGGAGGACTTTGCCCCATCGCATACGATACCGGAGACAATGGCAAGCGCATTGACTATGGTATGGATGACTTCCTCATAGCCTCCTCCGCAGAGATAGGCAATTCCAGCTCCGGCCCCGGCTCCTGCATTGACGGCTCCGCAATAGGCGGATAATCTGCCGATGGGAGTTTTCTGGTGAATGGCGGCCAGATTGGATAAGGCTAAGGCCCGGTATAATTTCTCTTCGCTGGCCTTTAAGGCCTTTGCATATACGATGACAGGTACGGAAACGGTGATCCCCTGATTTCCGCTTCCGGAATTGATAACCACCGGCAGTCCGCAGCCATTCATTCTGGCATCAGAACCTGCAGCTGCCATGGCCTTTGCCCTGGCGGATAAGTCATCTCCCGCATTTTTAAGAAGTACCTTGCCGATATTGGCTCCATAGCTTTCCTTAAGCCCCTCTTCGGCAATGGCCCAGTTGTAACGGATCTGCCGGTCCAGGATCTCCTGTATGTCAGAGATATCCACGGAATTGATAAAGTCCCAGATATCCTCCATATTGAGTAAATTCCGGTCAGTCAGCGCCTCTTCTTCCAAAGTCGCTTCCTTTTTCTCTTGTATGATCCCATCCTTTTCAATGAGGACGATGTTGGTGTGGTAACCCGCAATCCGTACCCTGCTATAGGACGATCCCTTATACAGGGTAATAAGGATGTCAAAATTAATCCCCTGATCCAGATGTTCCACCGTGATCTCTCGTTCTTTCATAAATTCTCTCATCTGTACCATCTGCTCTGGCGAGACCTCAGCTATGACCTCCAGCTCTCTTTCCGGATTCCCTGCCACAATCCCCGCCGCCACTGCCGCAGGAATGCCCTTTAAATGGCCTGTGTTGGGAACGATCACAGATTTCACATTCTTAATAATGCTTCCGCTGGCTGCCACCACCACTTGATCAGGTATCTGCCCCAGAGCTTTTCTGGCTATTGCGGCGGCATAAGCCAGGGCGATCGGTTCGGTACAGCCCATGGCGGGAAGCAGTTCTTCCTTCAGTATCTGCACATAGGCGCGGTATTTATTACATTCCCTTTCCATATGAACATTAATTCCTTTCTGAAAGTATCATTAATTTTCGTAAACAGCCTGTCAATAATCATTGATTTCTTATTAGTTATAATGTACCATATAAAAGTATGAATGTAAAATTTAACGTTTTTAAGATAACGTTTAATATTTTTAAATTACTAAGGAAGGAGTTTTAAGATGGAACTTCGGGAAATAAAGACATTTTTAGAGGTGGCAAACCGGAAAAGTTTTTGCAGGGCGGCTGAAAAGCTGGGCTATTCCCAGGCTGCTGTCACCGTACAGATCAAACAGCTGGAACGGGAACTAAAGGTTCATTTGTTTGACCGGATCGGGAAGCAGACGACCCTGACTCATGAGGGGGAAACCTTTTATGAATATGCGGCTGAGGTGGTAAAGAACTTAACCCATGTAAAAAATATTTTATCCGTATCCCCGGAGCTTACAGGAAGGCTGGTGATCGGGACCATAGAGTCCATCTGTTCTACCTTGTTTCCGCCCCTCATTCAGGAGTTCCACCGCCATTATCCCTTAGTCAACGTAAGCATTGTCGTGGACTCCCCTGATGCGCTTCTTACCATGATGAACCATAACACCATTGATCTGGTGTATTTCCTTGATAAGCGCATGTATGATTCAAAATGGGTGAAAGTGATGGAAAAGCCTGAAAACATTATTTTTGCAGCTTCAAAGGACCATCCCTTTGGAATGGAAACATGTCTCACCATAGATCAAGTCATTTCGCAGCCCATGATCCTTACGGAAAAGGATGCCAGCTACCGGCTTATGCTGGAACAGTATCTTGCTGCTTATGGAAAAAAGGTTCACCCCTTTCTGGAGATCGGCAATACAGAATTCATCATCAAGCTTCTCCGCAGCAACGCAGGGATCTCTTTTCTTCCGGAATTCACCATTTGCAGGGATATTAAGGAAGGAACCTTAATGCCTCTTAACATGAAGGATTTTCACTTGCACTCCTGGAGGCAGATGGTTTATCACAAGGATAAATGGATCAGCAGGGAGATGAAGGCATTTATTGGACTGGTTCAAAGGATGGAGCAGGAGTGCAAAGGGGAAGCCCCTCTGGACATTCCAAAAGAATAATTGTACAGACTCTTTTCATGTGCTATACTGAACAGGAAAATATATGAAATAATTGTACGGAGGTTTAAGACATGGAAGCGTTAAAAATCGGAATCATGGGAACAGGCAGGATCGCATCGGTACTGGCAAATACAATGCTTCAGATGCCTCAGGTAGTTCTGTTGGGAGCAGCCTCCAGAAGCCTGGAAAAAGCGGAAGAATTTACGGCACGTTTTTCCATTGAAAGGGCTTACGGCTCTTATGAGGAACTTGTGAAAGACCCGGATATTCAGCTGATCTACATTGCAACACCTCATTCTGAGCATTGCAGCAATGCGAAGCTATGCCTGGAAAATGGAAAGCATGTTCTCTGCGAAAAAGCCTTTGCTGCCAACTATGCTCAGGCCAAGGAGATGACCGATCTGGCGGAGGAAAAAAATCTTATGATAACGGAAGCCATGTGGGTACGTTACATGCCTATGGCAAAAACCCTGAAAGAGGTTTTAAACTCAGGCGTTATCGGTGAGCCTATGACCCTTACGGCAAATCTCTGTTATCTGGTTTCTGACAAGCCGCGCCTAATAAAGCCGGAGCTTGCAGGGGGAGCCCTTCTTGATGTAGGAGTGTACACTCTTAATTTCGCTTCCATTGTTTTTGGTGATGAGATTACAGATATCAAATCCAGTGTGATTAAGACTGACAGCGGAGTGGACGCCCAGAACAGCATAACCCTATGCTATCCTGGAGGAAAGATGGCAATCTTAAACAGTTCCCTGCGGGTGCTCTCCGACCGTATGGGAGTCATATACGGAACCAAGGGATACCTTGTAGTTGAGAATGTCAATAATTTTGAGACCATCCGGGTTTATAATGCCAGTAGGGAGCTGGTTGAAACTCACATCAGGCCGGAACAGATATCAGGATATGAATACCAGATTGAAGCCAGCGGGGAAGCCATTAGAAACGGCTGGACAGAGTGTCCCCAGATGCCTCATAAGGCAACCCTGGACGTAATGAGGGTCATGGATGAGCTAAGAAGACAGTGGGGAATCCGCTACCCGTTTGAGGCATAATAAGAGGAAGGTTCATGTTTACTAAAAAAGATTTGATGAAGCTGCTGGCCCCTTTGATCGTGGAACAGATATTGATCGTTTTTGTAGGAATGGTGA from Lacrimispora sphenoides JCM 1415 encodes the following:
- a CDS encoding LysR family transcriptional regulator, which gives rise to MELREIKTFLEVANRKSFCRAAEKLGYSQAAVTVQIKQLERELKVHLFDRIGKQTTLTHEGETFYEYAAEVVKNLTHVKNILSVSPELTGRLVIGTIESICSTLFPPLIQEFHRHYPLVNVSIVVDSPDALLTMMNHNTIDLVYFLDKRMYDSKWVKVMEKPENIIFAASKDHPFGMETCLTIDQVISQPMILTEKDASYRLMLEQYLAAYGKKVHPFLEIGNTEFIIKLLRSNAGISFLPEFTICRDIKEGTLMPLNMKDFHLHSWRQMVYHKDKWISREMKAFIGLVQRMEQECKGEAPLDIPKE
- a CDS encoding serine dehydratase subunit alpha family protein, whose amino-acid sequence is MERECNKYRAYVQILKEELLPAMGCTEPIALAYAAAIARKALGQIPDQVVVAASGSIIKNVKSVIVPNTGHLKGIPAAVAAGIVAGNPERELEVIAEVSPEQMVQMREFMKEREITVEHLDQGINFDILITLYKGSSYSRVRIAGYHTNIVLIEKDGIIQEKKEATLEEEALTDRNLLNMEDIWDFINSVDISDIQEILDRQIRYNWAIAEEGLKESYGANIGKVLLKNAGDDLSARAKAMAAAGSDARMNGCGLPVVINSGSGNQGITVSVPVIVYAKALKASEEKLYRALALSNLAAIHQKTPIGRLSAYCGAVNAGAGAGAGIAYLCGGGYEEVIHTIVNALAIVSGIVCDGAKSSCAAKIASSIEAGILGYNMYMQGQQFFDGDGIVTKGVEATLRNVGRLGREGMRETNKEIIRIMIEV
- a CDS encoding Gfo/Idh/MocA family protein; the encoded protein is MEALKIGIMGTGRIASVLANTMLQMPQVVLLGAASRSLEKAEEFTARFSIERAYGSYEELVKDPDIQLIYIATPHSEHCSNAKLCLENGKHVLCEKAFAANYAQAKEMTDLAEEKNLMITEAMWVRYMPMAKTLKEVLNSGVIGEPMTLTANLCYLVSDKPRLIKPELAGGALLDVGVYTLNFASIVFGDEITDIKSSVIKTDSGVDAQNSITLCYPGGKMAILNSSLRVLSDRMGVIYGTKGYLVVENVNNFETIRVYNASRELVETHIRPEQISGYEYQIEASGEAIRNGWTECPQMPHKATLDVMRVMDELRRQWGIRYPFEA